A single region of the Strigops habroptila isolate Jane chromosome 3, bStrHab1.2.pri, whole genome shotgun sequence genome encodes:
- the C3H12orf50 gene encoding uncharacterized protein C12orf50 homolog encodes MASFLSKYLELGETNLQQKLKNIACFWETQPSGCVRISCAFRHSKPRHINGLFLPPTNSAPLPQGDQEILPPVQCEGSLTSPENIVIPIHPPLIINLNDEEDDEEIDEEDDEEKYVSDWVPKTAEDIEEERAIKEICYKSGEFYGIQQPDQHQSSNPVSPSQETELLPLEATQWDLQKGDSNTIPPELNNTNREGESLGRRVPKESVPRMRFRSFENGESHTAEPKVQPGYQKNGHCKDGETPSSLPLERETGRKSYFCSSEPRRSAYVVYRTVTVTQEPKFSGPRAAPERSVWKSSKGKNQPGKNRRFWTQTDIYDKYPPGSYNAPTWRKRNPQAKTFSKTKTTIQSQEDMEVNRKGKRYEDRREMKQVLEFTRKI; translated from the exons ATGgcctcttttctttctaaatatctGGAACTGGGTGAAACCAACCTTCAA cagaagtTGAAGAACATCGCCTGTTTCTGGGAAACACAGCCCTCAGGCTGTGTGAGGATCAGCTGCGCCTTCCGTCACAGCAAACCTCGTCATATCAATGGACTTTTTCTGCCACCTACTAACA GTGCTCCATTGCCACAGGGTGACCAAGAAATTCTGCCTCCAGTCCAGTGTGAAGGATCACTCACAAGTCCAGAGAATATTGTAATACCAATTCACCCTCCACTGATTATAAACCTCAACGACGAAGAGGATGATGAAGAGATTGATGAAGAGGATGACGAAGAGAAAT ATGTTTCTGACTGGGTGCCTAAGACTGCTGAGGATATCGAAGAGGAAAGAGCAATAAAGGAAATATGCTATAAATCTG GAGAGTTTTATGGGATTCAGCAGCCTGACCAACACCAGTCATCCAACCCTGTGTCACCATCTCAGGAAACTGAGCTACTGCCCTTGGAAGCTACCCAGTGGGACTTGCAGAAAG GTGACAGCAATACAATTCCTCCAGAATTGAACAACACAAATAGAGAAGGAGAGAGTTTGGGAAGGAGAGTACCAAAAGAGAGTGTTCCCAGAATGCGTTTCAGATCCTTTGAAAATGGAG aaaGCCACACTGCAGAACCCAAAGTACAACCCGGTTACCAAAAAAATGGTCACTGTAAAGATGGTGAAactccttcttctcttccactTGAGAGAGAAACTGGGAGAAAGTCTtacttctgttcttcagaacCACGAAGATCAGCGTATGTAGTCTACCGTACTGTCACAGTCACCCAAGAACCAAAGTTCAGTGGACCTAGAG cagctcctgagcGGTCTGTTTGGAAATCCTCCAAAGGAAAGAATCAGCCTGGCAAAAATAGGAGATTTTGGACACAAACGGACATCTATG ACAAATACCCTCCAGGATCCTATAATGCACCAacttggaggaaaagaaatccacagGCAAAAACGTTCTCCAAGACTAAAACAACCATTCAG AGCCAAGAAGACATGGAAGTGAACCGAAAAGGAAAACGATATGAAGACAGGAGGGAGATGAAGCAAGTACTTGAATTcacaagaaaaatctga